DNA from Lacibacter sp. H375:
TCATAAATCGCTGCAGCAATTGCAGGAAGACACAGGTGAAATGAAATTAGCAAAAGCCTTTGCACAAATCATGAAATAAAGATTATGAGAACGATTGTTAAACATGTCCTGCTCGATCTTATCCGTAACAGGATCATCATGGCCTATACTTTTTTTCTGCTGGCCATGTCGTTCGGTATTTTTAATATGGATGAAAATGCAACAAAGGGCATTATGAGCTTAATGAACCTGGTGCTTATTTTTATCCCGCTGGTGAGTATTATTTTCTCAACTATTTATGTGTATAATTCTTCTGAATTTATTGAGTTACTGGTAGCACAACCGTTAAAGCGTAAAAGTTTGTGGTTAAGTATTTATGCCGGCTTGTCCTCATCACTTGTACTTGCATTTTTGGTTGGCGTTGGTATTCCTGTATTGATCTACGATGGCACGAGTACCGGTTACATATTGTTGCTCTCAGGTGTTTTTCAAACATTGATCTTTACAGGAATTGCGCTGCTTGCATCAGTGGTAACAAGAGATAAAGCAAAAGGAATTGGAGTGTCGGTATTGCTGTGGTTCTTTTTTACGTTAATCTATGATGCAATTGTGTTAATGTTGCTATTCCGTTTTAGTGATTATCCATTGGAGAAGCCGATGATCGCATTAAG
Protein-coding regions in this window:
- a CDS encoding ABC transporter permease; this encodes MRTIVKHVLLDLIRNRIIMAYTFFLLAMSFGIFNMDENATKGIMSLMNLVLIFIPLVSIIFSTIYVYNSSEFIELLVAQPLKRKSLWLSIYAGLSSSLVLAFLVGVGIPVLIYDGTSTGYILLLSGVFQTLIFTGIALLASVVTRDKAKGIGVSVLLWFFFTLIYDAIVLMLLFRFSDYPLEKPMIALSMLNPVDLSRILILLKLDISALMGYTGAVFSDFFGSASGMLLSALVLLVWAIVPVWLSMKKFQRKDL